aagttttaaaagtgtATTCTAGTTCTTTTAATATCATGCatgctttagaaataaaaaaacaaaactaaaatcacAAGTTCTTATTTTTACAGGGGACATTacccaaagtaaaaaaataacctttattagaaACTAGGAAGTGTTTTATTTAATACAGTCAAATTTGGGggtctaattttattatttctggatTTAGGTATCATAATTGATAGCCCAAgtttataaaattgtttataaaaatgttctttattttttctaacatAAAGTTATTTAATTAATGTATTCAATATTTAATAAGAGTTCTGTAGGAATCGTGAGTAGCTTTTGGGCTTTGCtgcatttattatataaaaatatgtatttgtattatGTAGTACACATAACTTCTTATTTAGTTCTTTTAATGTcatgtatactttaaaaataaaaaaaacatttattctatttttttgtcTCCTCAGATTCTGTCAAATTTTAAGAACAAATGCACCTTATAGCTCatggaagaaaaaacacaaatcaaGACATTTTTGGGTTCCAAGTTGCCAAAGTATGGAACAAAATCTGTAAGAAGTGCACTGAAGCCAATGTCAAATGGGACACCTGTTAATTTACTAGGAACTTCCAAGAGTAGCAATATCAAAAGTTACATCAAAAATAATGGCTCCAGTTGTCCATCATCCTATTCATTTAATTGGAGAATGGCAACTAAATACCAGCTTAGTGCACAAGATGCTGAAGAGCCTAATGATACTCAAAGTTCACATGATAAAGTAATTGATTCTGAAAAACATGCACCTACTCAAGGAATGGTTGATAAAAATGGGATGAAGGGAGGTTTGAAAAGTATTTCTTTACTTACATCAAAGTTAGCAAAGCCATCCACTATGTTTGTGTCATCTACAGAGGAGTTGAAACAAAAGTCTTTGTCTGGGCCATCTAATCTGGGTAAATTCACCAAAGGCACATTATTAGCAAGGACTTCATATTCTTCAGCCAGTGCTCCAAAATCACAGTCGAATGGATTTTATGGAAACCGATCAGCTGGCATGCAAAGGCCTAGAACAAACTCTTGTGCTACCAGAAGCAGTTCTGGAGAAAGCTTAGCACAATCCCTAGACAATATTAAATCTCTTACTTGTGAAAAAATGGTAAGGTCACAGAGTTTTTCTCATTCCATTCAGAATTTATTCCTTCCACCTTCATCTATAATCAGATCACATTCCTTCAGTCGAGCTACAGATCTTACAAAGCCTTATCAGAACCAACAGCTGCCCATTAGAGTGCCCCTGAGGTCAAGTATGCTAACAAGAAATTCTCAGCAGTCAGAAGTACTCAGTGGGAATGAACATTTAGGGTATGAATTTAATAGGCCTTATGCTGCTGGTGGAAAGAAGTTGGCTTTACCAAATGGTCCAGGTGTAACTTCCACTTTGGGTTATAGGATGGTTCGTCCCTCTCTACTGAAGTCGAGCCGACCTCCATTTTCTGGGACTGTCACAGCTGATAGTAATAAAAATTTACCTACTGACACGTATGTGGAGGAAGATGCTGCACTTTTGGCTAAGGACAGAGCTGCTGATAAGGACCAAGAGCTAACTGAGAATGATAGTTACAGAACAGAAAATAACCAGACCATCAAGTGTGATACTAAAATTAGATACCTGAGTGATGATGTGGATGACATTTCCTTGTCTTCTTTGTCATCTTCTGAGAAGAATGATTTAAGTGAAGACTTTAGTGATGATTTTATAGATATAGATGATTCCAACAGAACTAGAATAACTCCAGAGGAAATTTctctcaaagaagaaaaacatgaaaatgtgcCACCAAAGGATATATTTGATTCtcccaaggaaaatgaaaaatccttcaGTAAAACTGATGAGTGGATAGATATAAATGTCTCTGGTAAATATTAATATCCTTGGTTTGATTACTTTCTCCTAGGTAATAAAACTGAACTTATATTTAGTATTATCCTCTGATTACTTCCAAGATATCAATTGCATGGAAGGATGGAGCTAGATGAAATTGGTGTGGGGCAACATTTAACTTCCTTCTGACTTTTGCTCCTTgttctatttttcactttatatGGACAGTAAAAACACTCCTGCTTAGGTAACAAGGAACTTACCTTTGTTCTTTGACTATCTTACCCAGGCCTATTCCTATTTGCTTTagaatattctttttaatacttCCCCCAAACAGTGGCACGCCATTAAAAATTTCTCTTCCCTTAGGGAGTAGATGATTACTGTTTgttaagaataaaactatagcaaTGGGTAAATGAGCTAATATAGGTTGTGTCcaatctattgatttttttttatcttaggaaatttttatatttttaaaggaggaTTTAAATTGCTTGTTTAGCAAACTTTATAGTTATACTcagaagagatttattttttaaattgagaagaGTGAGAGAGCACTTGTTaaacatttcctcttttatttggtTATCCTGGCactaaataatgaagaaaatgtatttatatgccCATatagcctgaaaaaaaaaaatttaaggcagTGCATATAGGCATGTAGTTTCATTAAGGGACTAGGCCATGCCTGGAAATGTCCATAAACCCTTGCCTATCTGAGGGTCTTCTAGTTAGGAACAAGTTTTTTCCTTGTAAGGAGGCAACTGTTAAATGACTGTTAAGGAGGTTAAATGATTGCATACAGAGAGTAAGGAGTTGCCTGGCCTATGCTTGAAAGTAAAtaggaaaatttaaaagaatatgagactttatttacattttcagaaatgttgCAGAAGTGAAAGATGAAGTagtgaattttatttatgtctactGGGAAACATTTTAGTAGgttattttaaaggtttttccTCCTGATTTTTTTGCTTAggattttgaaaatgctatagTTATTTACTGTTCTGCCAACTTTTTTGCTATAATATGTCAAATTATTAGAGCTTCCATTTTTAGAACCtgagaaataattacatttttgtagactaataactttttttctctctttttaaaaatcaattgaagACAGGAGTGAATGTACAAAACATACTTCTGGGAATAACTTGCTTTCACCAGATACAGATTACAGAGCTGGTTCTTCGTTTGAACTTTCTCCATCTGATAGCTCTGATGGAACATACATGTGGGATGAAGAGGGCTTGGAGCCCATTGGAAATGTCCACCCAGTTGGAAGCTATGAGTCCTCTGAAATGAACAGCATAGTATGTATGGATTTATATAACGTTTGGAACATGTTGTTTACCTTACTATAGAAAGACTTGTGATATTGATTGGATTTTTTTAAGCTTATAAATTAATTAGTTCTCCTAGTTAAGTGAAATTTGTACCTATTAAGGCCCTACCAAACTTTTATAGTAAGTAATAAAGCATATATTTGTGTCATATAACACCTAAGTTAAATATATTCTCATACACACATATTtgtaatacatacatatagacatacTGTATTGTTGAAGTTAAGCTAACCTAGTAGTTCTCAAGGTGGGGGATGAGGACAATATCTGGAGAATTTTTGTTTGTCACATTGAGGGGTGCTACTGGCAAACACAGCACAGCTTGTTGATATTGCAGGTTTGGACCCAGACCACTGTGATAAAGCAAGTATCAcagtaaagtgagtcaaatgaattttttggtcttccagtgcatataaaagttatgtttacatagTACTGCAGTCTATTTAAAGTGTTggatagcatttttttaaagcatctatTTAAACTAGTCTAAAAAAGTCTACATACCttagttaaaaaatactttattgctaaaaagatGCTAACAagtatctgagctttcagtgagttgtaatttctgatcacagatcactattAACAAATACAATactaatgaaaaagtttgaaatattgtaagaatattgtgacacagagacatgaagtaacTGTTGGAAAGATGGCGCCTATAGacttgatgcagggttgccacaaccTTCAGTTTATAAGAACACAGTATCTGCGAACCACAGGAAAATAAGGCATGCCTGTAATGGGTAGATGCTGGAATGCTGCTTGGTGCTCCACAGTATGTAGGACAGCACCTACAGCAAAAAATTAATCAAGCCTAGTTTTCAGCAGTGCTGCTGTTCAGAAACGCTGGGCCATAACAGGTGCCAACTCTCAGTagtttaacataataaaaattactttttactcTTACAAACTGTTGTAGCTCTGGGAAATTCTCTAAGGCACCTGTCTTCAGCGTTCTCTGCTACTTTGATCTTGCGGCTCACCATCTCATTTAGAGGCCCCATCTTGTCACGTGGAGAAGAGTGCTGGAGCGTTTCTCACATGCAATTACTTGCTTTGGCCTGCAGATGGCACACGGCACTCTTCACGCGCAATCTGTTGACTCAACTAAATTTTAAATACTAAGCGGTCAGGAAGTGTAGTCTCCAATGTTCCTGAAAGGCAAGGGAGCCAGATATGAGGGACCACTAAGACCTACTACACATTTATACAAACATAATCTAAGAAATACTGCAAGTAATGTAGCTGATGACTATATGATTATAATGTAGCTGAAGACTATAATGCTACATGACTAATGTATAAGTTGGTATGTTTAAAGTAACTTTATTACTTAGTATATAAAATAAGATTTTCCAGTAATTTTATGAGAAAATTGGTATTCTTTGTTAGATATATTAAATTCCAAGTGGATTTCAGGCATTGTAATTTTCTACACTTATATAAACCTGtgacttggaaaaaaataaacatcattaCCAGAGACTTGTTAAGTTGCACAGAGAGGACACATTTAGAGTATCTCTATCTCATTAGATAAAGGAAGTACAGAAAAGATTACAGTTTACGGCTTTATGTGCTTTCTTACTAGGCCTTTTTTAAGCAAAAATGATTGAAGTGGAAGTGAAAATGAACACTGTGCTTAGCTATAAGCCACTTAATACCTGACATGTTTCAGAGGTTCTCCATCTTCAGTTTACTATGTTTGTGACTTACAACGATGTAGTCTCTAAGAGAGTTCAGAATTGATTGCCCTGGATTGGCTATTTATTTTAAGGTCTTAGATCTTCAGTCTTCTGATCTAAAAGGAAGG
The genomic region above belongs to Manis javanica isolate MJ-LG chromosome 7, MJ_LKY, whole genome shotgun sequence and contains:
- the CCSER2 gene encoding serine-rich coiled-coil domain-containing protein 2 isoform X7, with the protein product MEEKTQIKTFLGSKLPKYGTKSVRSALKPMSNGTPVNLLGTSKSSNIKSYIKNNGSSCPSSYSFNWRMATKYQLSAQDAEEPNDTQSSHDKVIDSEKHAPTQGMVDKNGMKGGLKSISLLTSKLAKPSTMFVSSTEELKQKSLSGPSNLGKFTKGTLLARTSYSSASAPKSQSNGFYGNRSAGMQRPRTNSCATRSSSGESLAQSLDNIKSLTCEKMVRSQSFSHSIQNLFLPPSSIIRSHSFSRATDLTKPYQNQQLPIRVPLRSSMLTRNSQQSEVLSGNEHLGYEFNRPYAAGGKKLALPNGPGVTSTLGYRMVRPSLLKSSRPPFSGTVTADSNKNLPTDTYVEEDAALLAKDRAADKDQELTENDSYRTENNQTIKCDTKIRYLSDDVDDISLSSLSSSEKNDLSEDFSDDFIDIDDSNRTRITPEEISLKEEKHENVPPKDIFDSPKENEKSFSKTDEWIDINVSDRSECTKHTSGNNLLSPDTDYRAGSSFELSPSDSSDGTYMWDEEGLEPIGNVHPVGSYESSEMNSIAFPACMSFPPSLQPPLWFFCTILIPVQVKIRSFQENDILNNLESCDLEDDDLMLDVDLPEDAPLENVECDNMNRFDRSERNVRQSQEGFWKRPPQRWSGQEHYHLSHPDHYHHPGKSDLSRGSLYREAPLVHFESYGGTPFYQAQKMFVDVPENTVILDEMTLRHMVQDCTAVKTQLLKLKRLLHQHDESGSLHDIQLSLPSSPEPEDGDQIYKSEDLLNEIKELKEEIKKKDEKIQLLENQLATRCNCHQKSKEGKCTYADKYTQTPWRRIPGGYSAPSFSSWQGSFQGIPRTVPPHRRQSESVSLTPILLWLPIHASSTTAFQQPSQTHRARPGKTNKAATYRGPQ
- the CCSER2 gene encoding serine-rich coiled-coil domain-containing protein 2 isoform X8, whose protein sequence is MEEKTQIKTFLGSKLPKYGTKSVRSALKPMSNGTPVNLLGTSKSSNIKSYIKNNGSSCPSSYSFNWRMATKYQLSAQDAEEPNDTQSSHDKVIDSEKHAPTQGMVDKNGMKGGLKSISLLTSKLAKPSTMFVSSTEELKQKSLSGPSNLGKFTKGTLLARTSYSSASAPKSQSNGFYGNRSAGMQRPRTNSCATRSSSGESLAQSLDNIKSLTCEKMVRSQSFSHSIQNLFLPPSSIIRSHSFSRATDLTKPYQNQQLPIRVPLRSSMLTRNSQQSEVLSGNEHLGYEFNRPYAAGGKKLALPNGPGVTSTLGYRMVRPSLLKSSRPPFSGTVTADSNKNLPTDTYVEEDAALLAKDRAADKDQELTENDSYRTENNQTIKCDTKIRYLSDDVDDISLSSLSSSEKNDLSEDFSDDFIDIDDSNRTRITPEEISLKEEKHENVPPKDIFDSPKENEKSFSKTDEWIDINVSDRSECTKHTSGNNLLSPDTDYRAGSSFELSPSDSSDGTYMWDEEGLEPIGNVHPVGSYESSEMNSIAFPACMSFPPSLQPPLWFFCTILIPVQVKIRSFQENDILNNLESCDLEDDDLMLDVDLPEDAPLENVECDNMNRFDRSERNVRQSQEGFWKRPPQRWSGQEHYHLSHPDHYHHPGKSDLSRGSLYREAPLVHFESYGGTPFYQAQKMFVDVPENTVILDEMTLRHMVQDCTAVKTQLLKLKRLLHQHDESGSLHDIQLSLPSSPEPEDGDQIYKSEDLLNEIKELKEEIKKKDEKIQLLENQLATRCNCHQKSKEGKCTYADKYTQTPWRRIPGGYSAPSFSSWQGSFQGIPRTVPPHRRQRVEKLVHYFSDKACLKYYSLPAAFPDPQSTPREN
- the CCSER2 gene encoding serine-rich coiled-coil domain-containing protein 2 isoform X3 produces the protein MEEKTQIKTFLGSKLPKYGTKSVRSALKPMSNGTPVNLLGTSKSSNIKSYIKNNGSSCPSSYSFNWRMATKYQLSAQDAEEPNDTQSSHDKVIDSEKHAPTQGMVDKNGMKGGLKSISLLTSKLAKPSTMFVSSTEELKQKSLSGPSNLGKFTKGTLLARTSYSSASAPKSQSNGFYGNRSAGMQRPRTNSCATRSSSGESLAQSLDNIKSLTCEKMVRSQSFSHSIQNLFLPPSSIIRSHSFSRATDLTKPYQNQQLPIRVPLRSSMLTRNSQQSEVLSGNEHLGYEFNRPYAAGGKKLALPNGPGVTSTLGYRMVRPSLLKSSRPPFSGTVTADSNKNLPTDTYVEEDAALLAKDRAADKDQELTENDSYRTENNQTIKCDTKIRYLSDDVDDISLSSLSSSEKNDLSEDFSDDFIDIDDSNRTRITPEEISLKEEKHENVPPKDIFDSPKENEKSFSKTDEWIDINVSDRSECTKHTSGNNLLSPDTDYRAGSSFELSPSDSSDGTYMWDEEGLEPIGNVHPVGSYESSEMNSIAFPACMSFPPSLQPPLWFFCTILIPVQVKIRSFQENDILNNLESCDLEDDDLMLDVDLPEDAPLENERNVRQSQEGFWKRPPQRWSGQEHYHLSHPDHYHHPGKSDLSRGSLYREAPLVHFESYGGTPFYQAQKMFVDVPENTVILDEMTLRHMVQDCTAVKTQLLKLKRLLHQHDESGSLHDIQLSLPSSPEPEDGDQIYKSEDLLNEIKELKEEIKKKDEKIQLLENQLATRCNCHQKSKEGKCTYADKYTQTPWRRIPPQVLQPSSSLPRPTEHAQGKLIKPQHIEAHSECTIQDRHQNVAHLDESFTHGLQQESNCGLEDRPFSSSPPFTKDVAKSTPSEADLNMTMNAQEPYHLANNQISDLQFVPTSLQTLPQSSTVDQAKRVGRSQSSLADQTSQPKSLQLFKPSISNSLIPPSVSESSSSRTPTCKKSRIITPCTSAKLQPTSSQTNLANNPNLKVSKLRPPSGSFKQKQISSPHPEPQNFQAKTGIPRPLTRRRETMQNLNGNLNSGDCLASNRYSRLPKPKIH
- the CCSER2 gene encoding serine-rich coiled-coil domain-containing protein 2 isoform X6 yields the protein MEEKTQIKTFLGSKLPKYGTKSVRSALKPMSNGTPVNLLGTSKSSNIKSYIKNNGSSCPSSYSFNWRMATKYQLSAQDAEEPNDTQSSHDKVIDSEKHAPTQGMVDKNGMKGGLKSISLLTSKLAKPSTMFVSSTEELKQKSLSGPSNLGKFTKGTLLARTSYSSASAPKSQSNGFYGNRSAGMQRPRTNSCATRSSSGESLAQSLDNIKSLTCEKMVRSQSFSHSIQNLFLPPSSIIRSHSFSRATDLTKPYQNQQLPIRVPLRSSMLTRNSQQSEVLSGNEHLGYEFNRPYAAGGKKLALPNGPGVTSTLGYRMVRPSLLKSSRPPFSGTVTADSNKNLPTDTYVEEDAALLAKDRAADKDQELTENDSYRTENNQTIKCDTKIRYLSDDVDDISLSSLSSSEKNDLSEDFSDDFIDIDDSNRTRITPEEISLKEEKHENVPPKDIFDSPKENEKSFSKTDEWIDINVSDRSECTKHTSGNNLLSPDTDYRAGSSFELSPSDSSDGTYMWDEEGLEPIGNVHPVGSYESSEMNSIDILNNLESCDLEDDDLMLDVDLPEDAPLENERNVRQSQEGFWKRPPQRWSGQEHYHLSHPDHYHHPGKSDLSRGSLYREAPLVHFESYGGTPFYQAQKMFVDVPENTVILDEMTLRHMVQDCTAVKTQLLKLKRLLHQHDESGSLHDIQLSLPSSPEPEDGDQIYKSEDLLNEIKELKEEIKKKDEKIQLLENQLATRCNCHQKSKEGKCTYADKYTQTPWRRIPPQVLQPSSSLPRPTEHAQGKLIKPQHIEAHSECTIQDRHQNVAHLDESFTHGLQQESNCGLEDRPFSSSPPFTKDVAKSTPSEADLNMTMNAQEPYHLANNQISDLQFVPTSLQTLPQSSTVDQAKRVGRSQSSLADQTSQPKSLQLFKPSISNSLIPPSVSESSSSRTPTCKKSRIITPCTSAKLQPTSSQTNLANNPNLKVSKLRPPSGSFKQKQISSPHPEPQNFQAKTGIPRPLTRRRETMQNLNGNLNSGDCLASNRYSRLPKPKIH
- the CCSER2 gene encoding serine-rich coiled-coil domain-containing protein 2 isoform X13, translated to MEEKTQIKTFLGSKLPKYGTKSVRSALKPMSNGTPVNLLGTSKSSNIKSYIKNNGSSCPSSYSFNWRMATKYQLSAQDAEEPNDTQSSHDKVIDSEKHAPTQGMVDKNGMKGGLKSISLLTSKLAKPSTMFVSSTEELKQKSLSGPSNLGKFTKGTLLARTSYSSASAPKSQSNGFYGNRSAGMQRPRTNSCATRSSSGESLAQSLDNIKSLTCEKMVRSQSFSHSIQNLFLPPSSIIRSHSFSRATDLTKPYQNQQLPIRVPLRSSMLTRNSQQSEVLSGNEHLGYEFNRPYAAGGKKLALPNGPGVTSTLGYRMVRPSLLKSSRPPFSGTVTADSNKNLPTDTYVEEDAALLAKDRAADKDQELTENDSYRTENNQTIKCDTKIRYLSDDVDDISLSSLSSSEKNDLSEDFSDDFIDIDDSNRTRITPEEISLKEEKHENVPPKDIFDSPKENEKSFSKTDEWIDINVSDRSECTKHTSGNNLLSPDTDYRAGSSFELSPSDSSDGTYMWDEEGLEPIGNVHPVGSYESSEMNSIAFPACMSFPPSLQPPLWFFCTILIPVQVKIRSFQENDILNNLESCDLEDDDLMLDVDLPEDAPLENVECDNMNRFDRSERNVRQSQEGFWKRPPQRWSGQEHYHLSHPDHYHHPGKSDLSSLKYYSLPAAFPDPQSTPREN
- the CCSER2 gene encoding serine-rich coiled-coil domain-containing protein 2 isoform X14, translated to MEEKTQIKTFLGSKLPKYGTKSVRSALKPMSNGTPVNLLGTSKSSNIKSYIKNNGSSCPSSYSFNWRMATKYQLSAQDAEEPNDTQSSHDKVIDSEKHAPTQGMVDKNGMKGGLKSISLLTSKLAKPSTMFVSSTEELKQKSLSGPSNLGKFTKGTLLARTSYSSASAPKSQSNGFYGNRSAGMQRPRTNSCATRSSSGESLAQSLDNIKSLTCEKMVRSQSFSHSIQNLFLPPSSIIRSHSFSRATDLTKPYQNQQLPIRVPLRSSMLTRNSQQSEVLSGNEHLGYEFNRPYAAGGKKLALPNGPGVTSTLGYRMVRPSLLKSSRPPFSGTVTADSNKNLPTDTYVEEDAALLAKDRAADKDQELTENDSYRTENNQTIKCDTKIRYLSDDVDDISLSSLSSSEKNDLSEDFSDDFIDIDDSNRTRITPEEISLKEEKHENVPPKDIFDSPKENEKSFSKTDEWIDINVSDRSECTKHTSGNNLLSPDTDYRAGSSFELSPSDSSDGTYMWDEEGLEPIGNVHPVGSYESSEMNSIAFPACMSFPPSLQPPLWFFCTILIPVQVKIRSFQENDILNNLESCDLEDDDLMLDVDLPEDAPLENVECDNMNRFDRSERNVRQSQEGFWKRPPQRWSGQEHYHLSHPDHYHHPGKSDLSSAGYKEL
- the CCSER2 gene encoding serine-rich coiled-coil domain-containing protein 2 isoform X15; this encodes MEEKTQIKTFLGSKLPKYGTKSVRSALKPMSNGTPVNLLGTSKSSNIKSYIKNNGSSCPSSYSFNWRMATKYQLSAQDAEEPNDTQSSHDKVIDSEKHAPTQGMVDKNGMKGGLKSISLLTSKLAKPSTMFVSSTEELKQKSLSGPSNLGKFTKGTLLARTSYSSASAPKSQSNGFYGNRSAGMQRPRTNSCATRSSSGESLAQSLDNIKSLTCEKMVRSQSFSHSIQNLFLPPSSIIRSHSFSRATDLTKPYQNQQLPIRVPLRSSMLTRNSQQSEVLSGNEHLGYEFNRPYAAGGKKLALPNGPGVTSTLGYRMVRPSLLKSSRPPFSGTVTADSNKNLPTDTYVEEDAALLAKDRAADKDQELTENDSYRTENNQTIKCDTKIRYLSDDVDDISLSSLSSSEKNDLSEDFSDDFIDIDDSNRTRITPEEISLKEEKHENVPPKDIFDSPKENEKSFSKTDEWIDINVSDRSECTKHTSGNNLLSPDTDYRAGSSFELSPSDSSDGTYMWDEEGLEPIGNVHPVGSYESSEMNSIWQVQEPVG
- the CCSER2 gene encoding serine-rich coiled-coil domain-containing protein 2 isoform X9 — protein: MEEKTQIKTFLGSKLPKYGTKSVRSALKPMSNGTPVNLLGTSKSSNIKSYIKNNGSSCPSSYSFNWRMATKYQLSAQDAEEPNDTQSSHDKVIDSEKHAPTQGMVDKNGMKGGLKSISLLTSKLAKPSTMFVSSTEELKQKSLSGPSNLGKFTKGTLLARTSYSSASAPKSQSNGFYGNRSAGMQRPRTNSCATRSSSGESLAQSLDNIKSLTCEKMVRSQSFSHSIQNLFLPPSSIIRSHSFSRATDLTKPYQNQQLPIRVPLRSSMLTRNSQQSEVLSGNEHLGYEFNRPYAAGGKKLALPNGPGVTSTLGYRMVRPSLLKSSRPPFSGTVTADSNKNLPTDTYVEEDAALLAKDRAADKDQELTENDSYRTENNQTIKCDTKIRYLSDDVDDISLSSLSSSEKNDLSEDFSDDFIDIDDSNRTRITPEEISLKEEKHENVPPKDIFDSPKENEKSFSKTDEWIDINVSDRSECTKHTSGNNLLSPDTDYRAGSSFELSPSDSSDGTYMWDEEGLEPIGNVHPVGSYESSEMNSIAFPACMSFPPSLQPPLWFFCTILIPVQVKIRSFQENDILNNLESCDLEDDDLMLDVDLPEDAPLENVECDNMNRFDRSERNVRQSQEGFWKRPPQRWSGQEHYHLSHPDHYHHPGKSDLSRGSLYREAPLVHFESYGGTPFYQAQKMFVDVPENTVILDEMTLRHMVQDCTAVKTQLLKLKRLLHQHDESGSLHDIQLSLPSSPEPEDGDQIYKSEDLLNEIKELKEEIKKKDEKIQLLENQLATRCNCHQKSKEGKCTYADKYTQTPWRRIPGGYSAPSFSSWQGSFQGIPRTVPPHRRQTSSTTAFQQPSQTHRARPGKTNKAATYRGPQ
- the CCSER2 gene encoding serine-rich coiled-coil domain-containing protein 2 isoform X5 yields the protein MEEKTQIKTFLGSKLPKYGTKSVRSALKPMSNGTPVNLLGTSKSSNIKSYIKNNGSSCPSSYSFNWRMATKYQLSAQDAEEPNDTQSSHDKVIDSEKHAPTQGMVDKNGMKGGLKSISLLTSKLAKPSTMFVSSTEELKQKSLSGPSNLGKFTKGTLLARTSYSSASAPKSQSNGFYGNRSAGMQRPRTNSCATRSSSGESLAQSLDNIKSLTCEKMVRSQSFSHSIQNLFLPPSSIIRSHSFSRATDLTKPYQNQQLPIRVPLRSSMLTRNSQQSEVLSGNEHLGYEFNRPYAAGGKKLALPNGPGVTSTLGYRMVRPSLLKSSRPPFSGTVTADSNKNLPTDTYVEEDAALLAKDRAADKDQELTENDSYRTENNQTIKCDTKIRYLSDDVDDISLSSLSSSEKNDLSEDFSDDFIDIDDSNRTRITPEEISLKEEKHENVPPKDIFDSPKENEKSFSKTDEWIDINVSDRSECTKHTSGNNLLSPDTDYRAGSSFELSPSDSSDGTYMWDEEGLEPIGNVHPVGSYESSEMNSIDILNNLESCDLEDDDLMLDVDLPEDAPLENECDNMNRFDRSERNVRQSQEGFWKRPPQRWSGQEHYHLSHPDHYHHPGKSDLSRGSLYREAPLVHFESYGGTPFYQAQKMFVDVPENTVILDEMTLRHMVQDCTAVKTQLLKLKRLLHQHDESGSLHDIQLSLPSSPEPEDGDQIYKSEDLLNEIKELKEEIKKKDEKIQLLENQLATRCNCHQKSKEGKCTYADKYTQTPWRRIPPQVLQPSSSLPRPTEHAQGKLIKPQHIEAHSECTIQDRHQNVAHLDESFTHGLQQESNCGLEDRPFSSSPPFTKDVAKSTPSEADLNMTMNAQEPYHLANNQISDLQFVPTSLQTLPQSSTVDQAKRVGRSQSSLADQTSQPKSLQLFKPSISNSLIPPSVSESSSSRTPTCKKSRIITPCTSAKLQPTSSQTNLANNPNLKVSKLRPPSGSFKQKQISSPHPEPQNFQAKTGIPRPLTRRRETMQNLNGNLNSGDCLASNRYSRLPKPKIH
- the CCSER2 gene encoding serine-rich coiled-coil domain-containing protein 2 isoform X4, translating into MEEKTQIKTFLGSKLPKYGTKSVRSALKPMSNGTPVNLLGTSKSSNIKSYIKNNGSSCPSSYSFNWRMATKYQLSAQDAEEPNDTQSSHDKVIDSEKHAPTQGMVDKNGMKGGLKSISLLTSKLAKPSTMFVSSTEELKQKSLSGPSNLGKFTKGTLLARTSYSSASAPKSQSNGFYGNRSAGMQRPRTNSCATRSSSGESLAQSLDNIKSLTCEKMVRSQSFSHSIQNLFLPPSSIIRSHSFSRATDLTKPYQNQQLPIRVPLRSSMLTRNSQQSEVLSGNEHLGYEFNRPYAAGGKKLALPNGPGVTSTLGYRMVRPSLLKSSRPPFSGTVTADSNKNLPTDTYVEEDAALLAKDRAADKDQELTENDSYRTENNQTIKCDTKIRYLSDDVDDISLSSLSSSEKNDLSEDFSDDFIDIDDSNRTRITPEEISLKEEKHENVPPKDIFDSPKENEKSFSKTDEWIDINVSDRSECTKHTSGNNLLSPDTDYRAGSSFELSPSDSSDGTYMWDEEGLEPIGNVHPVGSYESSEMNSIDILNNLESCDLEDDDLMLDVDLPEDAPLENVECDNMNRFDRSERNVRQSQEGFWKRPPQRWSGQEHYHLSHPDHYHHPGKSDLSRGSLYREAPLVHFESYGGTPFYQAQKMFVDVPENTVILDEMTLRHMVQDCTAVKTQLLKLKRLLHQHDESGSLHDIQLSLPSSPEPEDGDQIYKSEDLLNEIKELKEEIKKKDEKIQLLENQLATRCNCHQKSKEGKCTYADKYTQTPWRRIPPQVLQPSSSLPRPTEHAQGKLIKPQHIEAHSECTIQDRHQNVAHLDESFTHGLQQESNCGLEDRPFSSSPPFTKDVAKSTPSEADLNMTMNAQEPYHLANNQISDLQFVPTSLQTLPQSSTVDQAKRVGRSQSSLADQTSQPKSLQLFKPSISNSLIPPSVSESSSSRTPTCKKSRIITPCTSAKLQPTSSQTNLANNPNLKVSKLRPPSGSFKQKQISSPHPEPQNFQAKTGIPRPLTRRRETMQNLNGNLNSGDCLASNRYSRLPKPKIH